In Micromonospora sp. LH3U1, one genomic interval encodes:
- the dapD gene encoding 2,3,4,5-tetrahydropyridine-2,6-dicarboxylate N-succinyltransferase, producing MTSADSAWGIGLATVTADEQVLDTWYPTGKLGLGELPLVAGEDKADVLDLPPAALGDRSLPGLRTVQVVTVIGSLDDPIKDASDAYLRLHLLSHRLVRPNQLNLDGIFGKLANVAWTSAGPCPPERVDELRVIERAAGRHLAVYGVDKFPRMTDYVVPSGVRIADADRVRLGAHLAAGTTVMHEGFCNFNAGTLGTSMVEGRIVQGVVVGDGSDVGAGASIMGTLSGGGTDKVRIGERSLVGANAGIGISLGDDCVVEAGCYVTAGSKITLPDGRVVKARELSGVDGLLFWRNSVTGALEARPRTGRGIELNAALHAND from the coding sequence GTGACGTCCGCAGATTCCGCCTGGGGCATCGGCCTGGCCACGGTCACCGCAGACGAGCAGGTGCTCGACACCTGGTACCCGACCGGCAAGCTGGGCCTGGGCGAGCTGCCACTGGTCGCCGGTGAGGACAAGGCGGACGTGCTCGACCTGCCGCCGGCCGCGCTCGGTGACCGGTCACTGCCCGGTCTGCGTACCGTCCAGGTGGTCACCGTGATCGGCTCCCTGGACGATCCGATCAAGGACGCCTCGGACGCGTACCTCCGGTTGCACCTGCTCTCGCACCGCCTGGTCCGACCCAACCAGCTCAACCTCGACGGCATCTTCGGCAAGCTGGCCAACGTGGCCTGGACGTCCGCCGGGCCGTGCCCGCCGGAGCGGGTGGACGAGCTGCGGGTGATCGAGCGGGCGGCGGGTCGCCACCTGGCGGTGTACGGGGTGGACAAGTTCCCCCGGATGACCGACTACGTGGTCCCCTCCGGTGTGCGGATCGCCGACGCCGACCGGGTCCGCCTCGGCGCGCACCTGGCCGCCGGCACCACCGTGATGCACGAGGGCTTCTGCAACTTCAACGCCGGCACGCTCGGCACCTCGATGGTCGAGGGACGGATCGTGCAGGGCGTGGTGGTCGGCGACGGCTCCGACGTGGGCGCGGGCGCATCGATCATGGGCACCCTCTCCGGCGGTGGCACCGACAAGGTCCGCATCGGCGAGCGCAGCCTGGTCGGCGCGAACGCCGGCATCGGCATCTCCCTCGGCGACGACTGCGTGGTCGAGGCCGGCTGCTACGTCACGGCCGGCTCGAAGATCACCCTGCCGGACGGCCGGGTGGTCAAGGCCCGGGAGCTGTCCGGCGTCGACGGTCTGCTGTTCTGGCGCAACTCGGTGACCGGCGCGCTGGAGGCCCGGCCGCGCACCGGCCGCGGCATCGAGCTGAACGCCGCCCTGCACGCCAACGACTGA